The Astyanax mexicanus isolate ESR-SI-001 chromosome 4, AstMex3_surface, whole genome shotgun sequence genome segment GCAGAGTGAACCGTCTCCCTCAAGTCCATTTACCTGCTAAGGGATGTTTACTTTCATCTCCATCTCTGTGGAAACCGTGAACGGAGATGACCAAGACAAATCAATAACTCTCGCATTCATCTGGCGCCTGATCGCACACCTGCTGTCATTTTATAGAGACGAGAGGAGCCGTACACCTGCCGGCAGGGTCAGGTCTGGATATTGGTTTGTGCGGGATTAAATCAGAGATGGAGACTCTTCTGCAGGGGGGATCGCAGGGGTTCCTCATGGCAGGGCAAGATCTTCTCCTGTCTCTTTTGTGCATGTTTGGCGACTGGTACAACAGCTCTGGACAGGTGGAGCACATCGGACGGCAGTTTGGAGAGACGAACACCTCTTACTTAATAGAGCAGTTTGTTCAGGATTGGCACGTCTTTTTACCTCCTCCTCACATGAGGGCACTGCAGGTTTGCCCCATCCTGGGATTTGTAGCCGTCTTTTTGACCACACCCATCATCCTCTTCCGCATTATGTCCCGGGCACACCTTCGACAGCAGACACGCTACCTTCTCCTGGCCAACGCATTGCTTAGCGACCTGATCTTCGTGGTTTTCTACATGCTAATCACTTGTTTAAATGCAGCCTCCGTACTGATGTCGGACTTGGCCTGCGGTGCTTTTCTTTTCCTGATGGGAGTTCTGTACAGTGCTGGTGTCTTCAGTGCCACAGCCATAGTGGTGGACACTTCTTTGGCTATCTTAGCACCTCTACGCTATGCTACACTCTGGCCCACCTCTAGAACCTACGGAGTTATCGTTGCTACCTGGGTGGTGTCTGTCTTTTTCCCTGCAGCATCTGTGGCTCTTTTCCTCTGGTACCATGCGACAGGTCCTTGCACCCAGCTCATCTGCTCCCTGCCTCTTCTGCTAGTGCTAACAGTTAGCCATTCACGTCCCCTGCAGGTCTGCATGTTGCTGACTGTTACAGCCATCCTGGTCATCCTACTGCTGGTGGTAGCTGGTTACGTGGCACTGTACTGCCATAGCAGCAAATCTGGGGTCTGGAGACGGGAAAGATCATCGCGTGCTAAAGGGACCTTTCTTATTCACTACCTCCACCTCTTCCTGTCAGTCTGTCCCATCC includes the following:
- the LOC103031974 gene encoding probable G-protein coupled receptor 148 → METLLQGGSQGFLMAGQDLLLSLLCMFGDWYNSSGQVEHIGRQFGETNTSYLIEQFVQDWHVFLPPPHMRALQVCPILGFVAVFLTTPIILFRIMSRAHLRQQTRYLLLANALLSDLIFVVFYMLITCLNAASVLMSDLACGAFLFLMGVLYSAGVFSATAIVVDTSLAILAPLRYATLWPTSRTYGVIVATWVVSVFFPAASVALFLWYHATGPCTQLICSLPLLLVLTVSHSRPLQVCMLLTVTAILVILLLVVAGYVALYCHSSKSGVWRRERSSRAKGTFLIHYLHLFLSVCPILLLVIELLLYCNSTGLNPSADLWISLVMCNVLLVLPKGLAPFLYGLRYRDLRGPLLDFFGLNRPRAITPVM